The sequence AACAATGAGGGGATAGATAAATGGGGTTGGAGAATGTCTTTGAACAGTTTCCTTTGTTGGAAACAGAAAGGTTTTCTTTAAGGGAGTTAAAAACAGAAGATGCCCCACATTTATTCGGTTATTTTTCACAGGATATTGTGACCAAATATTATAATTTGGAGAATTTTACTGAAGAACAGCAGGCCTTTGATCTGATAAATAAGTTCAGCCAGGGCTTTATAGAGAAACGACAGATTCGGTGGGGAGCTGAACTAAAAGATACAGGCAAGGTTGTGGGGACGTGCGGTTTCCATGCTATCGACATAAAACACTTCAAAGCTGAAATTGGGTACGAACTTCATCCTGATTACTGGGGCAAAGGGATGATGCCGGAGATTACGAAAGCAATATTGAGATTTGGATTTGGGACAATGGGGTTAAATCGGATAGAAGCATTGTATCATCCAAACAATGAACAATCGTGGAATGTGCTGAAGAAAAGTGGATTTGAATATGAAGGAACGCTCAGAAAGCG comes from Mesobacillus jeotgali and encodes:
- a CDS encoding GNAT family N-acetyltransferase, whose product is MGLENVFEQFPLLETERFSLRELKTEDAPHLFGYFSQDIVTKYYNLENFTEEQQAFDLINKFSQGFIEKRQIRWGAELKDTGKVVGTCGFHAIDIKHFKAEIGYELHPDYWGKGMMPEITKAILRFGFGTMGLNRIEALYHPNNEQSWNVLKKSGFEYEGTLRKRWLDKGKFVDAAIASIIKIP